In the genome of Lentimicrobium sp. L6, the window AAACTAAAGCAACAGAACTTAGCATTTAAGAGTAATATTAAAATAGTAGATCCTCCATATTTTCCTTTAAACCCTGAAGGATCTAAAAGAAAACTATTTATTGTCGCGGCTGGTTTGGTTGGTTTTATCATGGTATTGTTTTCTATTTTAGTTTTGGAGTATTTCGATGATACTGTGAAAACCCCAAAAAGAGCTTCCAAGCTCACTGGTTTGCCATTATTCAGTGCATATCCCAAAATAGTTAAGAAAAAGAAGGGGATTAATTATGAGTATATCCAAAACCGACTTTTAGAATTAGGAGCTCAGAATCTGATTAAAATAAAGGATGAACATAGCCTAAATGATAAAGTAGGACCAATAAAGATAGTTCTGTTTAGTACATTGATGACAGATGGAAAATCATTAATTGCGGATAGGTTTTCTGAGGTTTTACGAGAGTTTGATTATACAGTACTTAATTTAAACTATCATTTACCTACTTATCAAGCTGAATTTATTCATAAGACAAGTGAGAATGAGTTAAACAAGACTTATAAAGTTGGAAAAGGGTTCTTTGGCGTAAAATCATTTTCTGAATTAATAGAGCATGTAGAATTTGAAAACAGTAATCTTGATCATTCAAAATTAGATTATATTATTTTAGAACTTCCATCAATTATTAATCATGCCTACTCGCCTGAACTGGTTAGAGATGCTGATATTGGGTTGATGCTTGTAAGAGCAAATAGAACTTGGCAAGGAGCCGATGTAAATGCTTTGGAATCGATACGAGAATTCTTGAAAATTAAACCCTATGTATTTTTAAATGGTGCAAATCCAGAATTCCTACAAGATTTAATAGGGGAGATTCCTCGTAAGCGTTCAAGAATTAGACGAATGCTAAAAAAAGCAATTAGATTGCAGTTTTTCGAAAGAAATCAAATAAAAAAGTAGATCCAATATACTGTAGATGGATTATTGATTATCATAAGTAAATATAAACCATGAAGAACAAAATAATTAAAATACTCAAGGAGAAAAATGTTCAATCATTAGCAGGGAATATGCTAACAGCTGGTTTTGGGTTTTTAAATTTTGTGATTTTGGCAAGAACTTTTGATAAAGATATTTTTGGAGAATGGGTATTGTATCTTACAGGAGCTGCTTTTGTTGAGATGTTTCGTTTTGGGATTACCAGAACAGCATTAATACGTTTTTTAGCAGGAGCAAAAGAAGAAGATCAAAAACAGTTAATTGGTTCTAACTGGTTGATTGGTTTAGTAGTAAGTGTGTTTATTGCCATCGTTTTATATGCTTTACTTTTAATATTTCCAGAGAGAATAGAAAGTTCAGGTTTTGTTCTCTTTTTTCAATGGTATCCTATATTGGCCTTTTTGAATCTACCCTTTAATAATGCACTAACCATACTTCAAGCTCGTCAGCAATTTGATAAAATATTCGTGGTCAGGTTTTTAAATTCAGGATTGTTTTTCTTTGGCTTATTAGTGAATTTCCTTTGGTTACATAAAGGTTTGCTAGAAGTTATCTGGTTCCATTTAATTATTTCATTTGTAGTTTCATTAGTCACGGTCTTATTGAATTGGGATGGGATTCTTAATATATTTCATGCAACTAAAGAAAAAAATAAAACCATTCTCAATTTTGGAAAATATACAACTATAACCCTAATAGGGACTAATTTGCTAAAGAGCGCCGATACCTTCATTATCGCTTTAAGTCCACTAGGTGTTACTGCAGTTGCGCTGTATTCTATCCCATTAAAGCTTACAGAATTACTACAGATTCCTCTAAGGAGCTTTGTGGCTACGGCTTTTCCTAAAATGTCGAAAGCAAGTATTGAAGGAGATTTAAAGATGGTGAGGTATTATTTTTATAGTTATAGTGGATCTATTACGATTTTATTTATACCGGTAACAATAATTACTTTTTTCTTTTCTGATTTCTTCGTGTTGTTGCTAGGTGGTGAGAAGTATTTGGGAATAGACCCCGTAACTGGGGCTAGTGCTAGCTTGATATTTAAAGTTTTTGCTATTTATGGGATGTTGTTACCCATTGATAGACTAACTGGTGTTGGTTTGGATAGTATCAATAAACCAAAAAAGAATTTTTATAAAATCATTTTTATGGTAGTGGCCAATATCATAGGGGATTTAATTGCGGTATTTGTATTTGAATCTTTGTTAGCGGTTGCGGTCGTTACGATTATATTTACATTAATAGGCTTGATAATTGGATATTACTATCTCCATAAAGAAATTGATTTAAAGTTTAGGTTGATCTTTATCGAAGGGTGGAAAGTCTATTCCAATAAAATAAAGGAGTTATTATAATATGAGATTATTAAAGCAATATATATTTCTAATTCTAATCATTTTTTCTAGCGTATTAACTGCTCAGAAGACCATTAATTGCGATTATATAATTGAGGTAGATGATGTTTCAATAACAAATCATACTGCTAATCCTGGTGATACTATGTGTTTGATGGCGGGAGTAAGGCCTCAATTGTATATGAAAAATATTGAAGGTACAGCGGATGAACCAATTGTTATCATTAATTATGGTGGTGTGGTAAACATTGAAACAGAACTATCTTATGGACTAAAGTTTGCATTTTGCAGATATATTAAGCTGACAGGAACAGGTGACTCTAATGAGGAATATGGAATTCAAATTGATACAGTAGCTTTAGGAAATGGTATAGATATAGGCTTTCAATCTTCTGATTTTGAAGTTGAAAATGTGGAGGTTCAGAAGACAAAGTATGTTGGAATCATGGCAAAAACCGATCCTGATTGTACTTTTTCTGCTGTTCGAGATAGCTTTACCATGTATAATGTAAATATTCATGATAATTATCTACATCATATAGGTACTGAAGGTATGTATATTGGTAATTCATTCTTTTTAGGACATAGTCTTTCTGCCTGTGATACTGTTGTTTTACCGCATATTATTGAAGGGGTAAAAGTTTATAATAATATTGTGCATAATACTGGTTGGGATGGAATACAAGTAGGATGTGCATTATACAATTGCGATATCTATAATAATGATGTTTATCTGGATTCACAAGAGGAGCAAACTTATCAGATGAGTGGAATAATCGTAAATACGGGTAGTTCTTGTGATGTACATGATAATATCATTATTGATGGAAAAGGGACTGGAATATTTAATCAAGGTACTGGGGGACAATATTTCTTTAATAATCTAATTGTAAATGCTGGAAGGGATTATTTTCCAGAAGATCAGATTTTGAAACAGCAATTTGGGATTTTCTCTAAATACCAATATATCCTTCCACCAGATTCTAACTTTTACTTTTTTAATAATACAATTATAAATCCCAAGAGTGATGGAATTAGATTCTATAATGCTAATAGCGATCATAATGTGTTTTCAAATAATATTATATTAAATCCAGGAGCTTTTGATTACTATACTGAAAATGGTTCTGTAAATAATACAGGTGCCGATTCTTATATTCATAATTATCTTGATTGCACAATTATTGATACCAGTAATAATATTTTTGAAAGATCATCTAAAGATCAATATTTTGTAGATACAACAGAGTACAATTATCGATTAACCAATAACTCTCCAGCTGTTAATATTGGAGATGATGTTGCCTCATATGATGTGTTTTGGGATTTAGATGGTAATGTAAGGCCATATAATAATGCTGCTGATATTGGAGCTTACGAATATCAGTCCTCAAGCACAAGTGCTTTGAATGAGGAAAGTCATTTGCTTTTTAATATCATCCCAAATCCTTCTGACCATTTTATTCAAATAGAAATACCTATAGGTTTTTCATCAGAATGTCATATTGAAATATTGAATATTAAGGGAGAGAGAATGTATTTGGATTCAATGGTGAGTGATGATAAACGAATTATAGACATTGATATCAGTAAGCTCTCAGAAGATATGTATTTCATTCGTTTAATAGATGGGAAGAAAGTTGTTGTTGAGAAATTTATAAAGAATTAGTATGATTACTTGGCCTATTTTCCTTGCTTTGATTTTATCTGTTGCTGCTGTTTATTTCCAGATTAAAAGGGAGGATGAGCAAGCCGTAAAAGAACAAGCTGAGGAGGATGAGCGATTATCAAAAAATGAAAATGAGAATGAAGATGAGGAATTGTAATTTTCGTTCAAAGAATTAATAATACATGGGTAATCCATTTCTTAAAAATACAGGAGCTTCAAAGCTCGAGCATCCAATAGCAATTCTGCTAGTGATACTTATTTCTGTTCTAATTGGGAATGTTCTTGCTAAAAAGGGAATTACAATGATGGGAATGCTCATTGTCTTGCCTTTCATCGCTGTCTACCTTGAGAGAGTTTTTCATACTCCTAAAATTGCATTATTTACCATTCAAATTGCAGGTTACTTTATTGTTGGAATATATCGCTACACTGGGCCGGGAATTCCTTTTGGGCTTAGCGCGGATGGCTTATTTGTTCTGGCATTAGTGGCTATTATTTTTAAAAACTTCTATGAAAGAGTTGATTGGACTCCTTTATTGAAAGATATTTCGCTTTTAGGAGCAGTGTGGATGGGGTGGATATTTTTCGAAATTGTAAATCCTGAGGCTGTTAGTTTTCAAGCTTGGTTCTATACAATGCGAGGAATTGCTTTCTACTTTTTTATAGGTATTCCAATGGTTCTCCTTTTATTAAGAGAGCCAAGAGATTTAGAAATCTATTTCTAT includes:
- a CDS encoding oligosaccharide flippase family protein; its protein translation is MKNKIIKILKEKNVQSLAGNMLTAGFGFLNFVILARTFDKDIFGEWVLYLTGAAFVEMFRFGITRTALIRFLAGAKEEDQKQLIGSNWLIGLVVSVFIAIVLYALLLIFPERIESSGFVLFFQWYPILAFLNLPFNNALTILQARQQFDKIFVVRFLNSGLFFFGLLVNFLWLHKGLLEVIWFHLIISFVVSLVTVLLNWDGILNIFHATKEKNKTILNFGKYTTITLIGTNLLKSADTFIIALSPLGVTAVALYSIPLKLTELLQIPLRSFVATAFPKMSKASIEGDLKMVRYYFYSYSGSITILFIPVTIITFFFSDFFVLLLGGEKYLGIDPVTGASASLIFKVFAIYGMLLPIDRLTGVGLDSINKPKKNFYKIIFMVVANIIGDLIAVFVFESLLAVAVVTIIFTLIGLIIGYYYLHKEIDLKFRLIFIEGWKVYSNKIKELL
- a CDS encoding T9SS type A sorting domain-containing protein, whose amino-acid sequence is MRLLKQYIFLILIIFSSVLTAQKTINCDYIIEVDDVSITNHTANPGDTMCLMAGVRPQLYMKNIEGTADEPIVIINYGGVVNIETELSYGLKFAFCRYIKLTGTGDSNEEYGIQIDTVALGNGIDIGFQSSDFEVENVEVQKTKYVGIMAKTDPDCTFSAVRDSFTMYNVNIHDNYLHHIGTEGMYIGNSFFLGHSLSACDTVVLPHIIEGVKVYNNIVHNTGWDGIQVGCALYNCDIYNNDVYLDSQEEQTYQMSGIIVNTGSSCDVHDNIIIDGKGTGIFNQGTGGQYFFNNLIVNAGRDYFPEDQILKQQFGIFSKYQYILPPDSNFYFFNNTIINPKSDGIRFYNANSDHNVFSNNIILNPGAFDYYTENGSVNNTGADSYIHNYLDCTIIDTSNNIFERSSKDQYFVDTTEYNYRLTNNSPAVNIGDDVASYDVFWDLDGNVRPYNNAADIGAYEYQSSSTSALNEESHLLFNIIPNPSDHFIQIEIPIGFSSECHIEILNIKGERMYLDSMVSDDKRIIDIDISKLSEDMYFIRLIDGKKVVVEKFIKN